The Pseudomonadota bacterium genome includes a window with the following:
- the corA gene encoding magnesium/cobalt transporter CorA, whose translation MRHRLKRFVLRRSPKAGLPPGTLVHIGEHTREMTRISILDFDDGALREQDAQGSSECRAYKESPSISWINVDSVHDVELLREFGQDFGLHPLVLEDIVNTDQRPKLEDYGEYLYIVVKMLSYQGEALSVEQVSLVLGASWVLSFQEQGKPGDVFDPIRTRIRSGAGKTRKRGADFLAYSLIDAIVDNYFVILERVGDRIEALEDALLPNPSQVTVAAIHHLRREMIFLRRSVWPLREMLSVLQRGESKLVQPGTQVYLRDVYDHTIQVIDTIENLRDVLQGMLEIYLSSVNQRMTEVMKVLTVISTIFIPLTFIVGVYGMNFEYFPELKWRWGYPALWGIMISIVALMLAYFKRKKWL comes from the coding sequence GTGCGCCATCGATTGAAACGCTTCGTTTTGCGGCGCTCGCCGAAAGCCGGGCTGCCCCCTGGCACCTTGGTGCACATCGGGGAGCACACCAGGGAAATGACGCGCATCTCGATCCTCGACTTCGATGACGGCGCGCTGCGCGAACAGGACGCGCAGGGGTCCTCCGAGTGCCGCGCATACAAGGAGTCGCCGAGCATCAGTTGGATCAACGTCGATAGCGTCCACGACGTCGAGCTGTTACGTGAATTCGGCCAGGATTTCGGTCTCCATCCGCTGGTCCTCGAAGACATCGTCAACACCGACCAGCGCCCTAAGCTCGAAGATTACGGCGAGTACCTCTATATTGTGGTCAAGATGCTGTCATATCAAGGCGAGGCGCTTAGCGTCGAACAGGTGAGTTTAGTATTAGGCGCCTCCTGGGTGCTCTCCTTTCAAGAACAAGGTAAGCCCGGCGATGTCTTCGATCCGATCCGTACGCGCATCAGAAGCGGGGCCGGAAAGACCCGCAAGCGCGGCGCCGATTTCCTGGCCTATAGCCTCATCGACGCCATCGTCGACAACTATTTCGTGATCCTGGAACGCGTCGGGGATCGGATCGAGGCGCTTGAAGACGCACTGTTGCCGAATCCGAGCCAGGTGACCGTCGCGGCGATCCACCACCTGCGGCGGGAGATGATCTTCCTGCGCCGATCGGTGTGGCCGCTGCGCGAAATGTTGAGCGTCTTGCAACGCGGGGAATCCAAGCTGGTACAGCCGGGCACCCAGGTGTATTTAAGGGACGTCTACGACCACACCATTCAGGTGATCGATACCATCGAGAACCTGAGAGACGTGCTGCAAGGAATGCTCGAGATTTATCTTTCGAGCGTGAACCAGCGCATGACCGAGGTGATGAAAGTGTTGACCGTCATCTCCACGATCTTTATTCCCTTGACCTTTATCGTCGGCGTCTACGGAATGAATTTCGAATATTTCCCCGAGCTAAAATGGCGCTGGGGCTATCCCGCATTGTGGGGCATTATGATCAGCATCGTCGCCCTGATGCTGGCCTACTTCAAACGCAAGAAATGGCTATAG
- a CDS encoding nucleotidyltransferase domain-containing protein yields the protein MAEFQPKEVILFGSHAWGTPSEDSDVDVLVIVSASDLTPTERAVRAYHVSAVSRCRRTSWSRPALKQSVTGTAGIARQRDLRAWQGAL from the coding sequence GTGGCCGAATTCCAGCCCAAGGAGGTCATTCTGTTCGGCTCGCACGCCTGGGGGACGCCAAGCGAGGACAGTGATGTGGATGTGTTGGTGATCGTGTCCGCAAGCGACCTAACACCAACCGAGCGCGCCGTCCGCGCCTATCACGTTTCCGCGGTGTCAAGGTGCCGAAGGACATCTTGGTCAAGACCCGCGCTGAAGCAGAGCGTTACCGGCACGGCCGGCATCGCTAGACAGCGAGATCTTCGAGCATGGCAGGGTGCTTTATGA